In Brettanomyces bruxellensis chromosome 8, complete sequence, a genomic segment contains:
- a CDS encoding uncharacterized protein (MEROPS:MER0211610), protein MPYALESNEEQFFIDTPNRGSGKHLACILRTPKRLLDDNKRYDISSTTRRCAILMHGNNSHKNFCCAVQLSRSLAEELGMYSLRFDFRNCGDSTLNGNEGRTVEEDIQDVEAVYEYLTQGGYHNIKFHVEAIVGHSRGVVDMFEWALKYNYQHYVPSLIACAGRFIGEKHIQGVRKGFPDLEEKGGHMQPSIIRGKYTEIFIPLSETNNLGHRSMEKIKDINSSVDTMCIYGSNDDVIPLSDSALYANALSPRNKLVILDGLNHQYRTVKHFSKEEAAKCEHPYHERTHSLDYNQDVADIIVKFLGHQDSRRRFYERNLNIHKFLPRWKRIEGVANFRDIGGYKSSIQGKHVKYNHMYRSADLSGATDKGKEELKKLGIKVIFDLRFAEERSEKKIDEIEGIKNINVPLLGDKSPMLIDKMNVYSRLLSNYYSFVDVYKHILDHSAEPLRIIFTYIKDHPSEPFLFHCAVGKDRTGILGALILSLLGVPAQIICREYEQTEYGLACVRKDIERKMVASFEEQGPDFEAALNQKLANGRQNWTLRKQGLDNLLSSRYEVMLTALDYLKEHYGGAEKYLEEEVGLRREDLESIRENLLVN, encoded by the coding sequence ATGCCTTATGCTTTAGAATCTAATGAGGAGCAGTTTTTCATCGACACTCCTAATCGAGGCTCTGGAAAACATCTTGCATGCATTCTAAGGACACCAAAACGTTTATTAGATGATAACAAAAGGTATGACATCTCATCAACTACTCGAAGGTGTGCAATCTTAATGCATGGTAACAACTCGCACAAAAATTTCTGCTGCGCGGTTCAATTGTCCAGGAGTTTAGCGGAAGAACTTGGAATGTATTCGTTAAGATTTGACTTTAGAAACTGTGGAGACTCGACACTAAATGGAAACGAAGGCCGTACTGTAGAAGAAGATATACAGGATGTTGAAGCGGTCTATGAGTATTTGACCCAAGGTGGTTATcacaatattaaatttcACGTTGAGGCTATTGTTGGCCATTCAAGAGGAGTAGTTGATATGTTTGAGTGGGCCCTAAAGTACAACTATCAACATTACGTTCCTAGCTTGATTGCTTGTGCCGGCAGATTTATTGGTGAAAAGCATATTCAGGGTGTTCGGAAAGGGTTTCCTGATTTAGAAGAGAAAGGAGGACACATGCAACCTTCAATAATTAGGGGAAAGTACACAGAGATCTTCATTCCGTTGAGTGAGACAAACAACTTGGGACATCGTTCCATGGAAAAGATTAAAGATATTAATTCATCGGTGGATACTATGTGCATTTACGGTTCGAATGATGATGTTATTCCACTATCTGACTCCGCATTGTATGCTAATGCATTATCACCACGAAACAAATTGGTTATCTTGGACGGTTTGAATCATCAATACCGTACAGTCAAACATTTTTCCAAGGAAGAGGCTGCAAAGTGTGAGCATCCGTACCATGAGAGGACTCATTCCCTTGATTATAATCAAGATGTTGCAGATATAATAGTCAAATTTTTGGGTCATCAAGATTCCAGGAGAAGATTCTACGAACGAAATTTAAACATTCATAAGTTTTTGCCCAGATGGAAGAGAATTGAAGGAGTTGCAAATTTCAGAGACATTGGAGGCTACAAATCTTCGATCCAAGGAAAGCATGTGAAATACAATCATATGTATCGTAGCGCGGACCTATCTGGTGCAACGGATAAGGGTAAAGAGGAGCTGAAGAAACTTGGAATCAAAGTCATCTTTGATCTACGTTTTGCCGAGGAAAGGAGTGAGAAAAAGATTGATGAGATTGAAGGTATCAAGAACATTAACGTGCCATTACTGGGAGATAAAAGTCCTATGCTAATTGACAAAATGAATGTTTATTCTCGTCTGTTGAGCAATTACTATTCATTTGTTGATGTATACAAGCATATTTTGGATCATTCAGCTGAGCCATTGAGaatcatcttcacttaCATCAAAGATCATCCTTCTGAGCCTTTCTTGTTTCATTGTGCTGTAGGTAAGGATAGGACAGGAATCCTTGGTGCGTTGATATTGTCTTTGCTTGGTGTGCCTGCACAGATTATTTGTAGGGAATATGAGCAAACCGAATATGGCTTGGCTTGTGTCAGAAAAGATATAGAGAGAAAAATGGTTGCAAGCTTCGAAGAACAGGGTCCAGACTTCGAGGCTGCTCTGAACCAGAAGCTCGCAAATGGACGACAGAATTGGACATTGAGAAAGCAAGGCCTTGATAATCTCTTATCAAGTCGTTATGAAGTCATGCTGACTGCTTTGGATTATTTGAAAGAACATTATGGAGGAGCCGAGAAATATTTGGAGGAGGAAGTGGGTCTAAGGAGAGAGGACCTGGAGTCGATCAGAGAGAATTTACTTGTGAATTAG
- the LEU4 gene encoding 2-isopropylmalate synthase (Alpha-isopropylmalate synthase) (Alpha-IPM synthetase), producing MFRRTAVAFQKQVKRVPYANMLRDPSSKYKRFQGISLPDRTWPNNKLDKAPRWLATDLRDGNQSLPDPMSVEQKKEYFHKLTEIGLKEIEVAFPSASQTDFDFTRYAVTHAPDDVSIQVLVQSREHLIRRTIDSLKDAKKAIVHTYMATSDLFRNVVFGMSRQDQLKMAVKTAKFVRSLTKDDPSKNMTHWSYEFSPECFSSTPTEYAVEICKAVKDAWEPSKENPIIFNLPATIEMSTPNVYADQIEYFSRHIGDRDHVVISLHSHNDRGCGVAATELALLAGGDRVEGFYLVTVKEQEMLIW from the coding sequence ATGTTTAGAAGAACCGCGGTGGCATTCCAAAAGCAGGTGAAAAGGGTCCCCTATGCAAATATGCTAAGGGATCCATCATCCAAATACAAACGTTTTCAAGGAATATCGCTTCCAGACAGGACATGGCCAAACAACAAACTTGATAAGGCGCCTCGTTGGTTAGCCACTGATCTTCGTGATGGTAACCAATCCCTTCCTGACCCAATGTCAGTTgagcagaaaaaggaatatTTCCATAAGCTGACAGAGATTGGCCTTAAGGAGATCGAAGTTGCCTTTCCTTCAGCCTCTCAGACGGACTTTGACTTTACCAGATATGCAGTTACCCATGCTCCAGATGATGTTTCTATTCAGGTCCTAGTACAATCCAGAGAACACTTGATTCGCAGAACTATTGACTCTCTCAAGGATGCAAAGAAGGCAATAGTGCACACATATATGGCAACTTCGGATCTTTTCCGAAATGTTGTTTTTGGAATGAGTCGTCAGGATCAGCTCAAGATGGCCGTGAAGACAGCAAAGTTTGTGAGGTCCCTTACTAAGGATGATCCGTCGAAAAACATGACTCATTGGTCATATGAATTTTCACCTGAGTGCTTTTCATCAACCCCTACTGAATATGCCGTCGAGATATGTAAGGCGGTCAAGGATGCATGGGAGCCTTCAAAAGAGAACCCAATCATATTTAACCTTCCTGCAACCATTGAAATGTCGACACCAAATGTTTACGCTGATCAAATCGAGTATTTCTCTAGACATATTGGTGACAGAGACCATGTTGTCATATCTCTCCATAGTCATAATGATCGTGGATGTGGTGTTGCAGCTACAGAACTTGCTTTACTGGCTGGTGGTGATCGTGTGGAAGGATTTTATTTGGTAACGGTGAAAGAACAGGAAATGTTGATTTGGTGA
- a CDS encoding uncharacterized protein (BUSCO:EOG09261EU7) has protein sequence MSDLVENCSGHTFALPASDSLNPVWNPIDSKEEIIPYYDRLELPVKLAEEKYQVVGGLGTGSFGSVILAKIKNGYMQSIRKNMCRQVGTLMEPIANYQRAPTQLVAIKIMIKKLHSVADYSRVKEVNFILSVSSHPNLVQIYDVFIDKMFLKLHIVMETMNQNLYQLMKTRKGSLFSPPTLKNILAQLLAAIRHIHRSKFFHRDIKPENILVMPTVTFYGSKENVPPSMKNCTYVIKLADYGLARHVSNNNTFTAYVSTRWYRSPEILLRKKKYSFPVDIWAFGCVAVETATFNPLLPGQNELDQTWKVLELLGCPERINCPEIKEPLGGYWDEAQPLAAKLGFCLPKLPGTSISHILPRKDIPKTERYQLYEIVKSCLTWDAGLRAKAEILAKSLYFRNTVLTEEDKLRYEKGCAFINSLSNLGEKELSTMKTKRMDNINLKENTNPVSSKIDQIEGSASSTNRSLNKEKKLRNFDLDLFHLFRNRHTNQRKEEKIPSLEKEDGEDNNESGSGNTDEENYQYSSISMDSDDANGIQFPTESLELYSSELPLELKKEDVYPDPSFVNGETQLTSLEIPNYDKLKDFLKDSEICVKPNLSSIEDSSFDDLSLSFKNSYNLDVPLQDKIAK, from the coding sequence ATGTCGGACTTGGTAGAAAATTGCTCCGGTCATACCTTTGCATTACCAGCATCAGACTCTCTCAACCCAGTTTGGAATCCCATTGATTCGAAGGAAGAGATAATACCATATTATGATAGATTAGAGTTACCAGTAAAGCTGgcagaagaaaagtatCAAGTGGTTGGAGGCTTGGGAACAGGAAGTTTTGGCTCAGTTATTCTGGctaaaatcaaaaatggcTATATGCAATCtatcagaaaaaatatgtgcCGTCAAGTGGGAACTTTAATGGAACCAATCGCTAACTATCAAAGAGCTCCAACTCAATTAGTGGCAATTAAAATCATGATCAAAAAGCTCCACTCGGTAGCAGATTATTCTAGGGTTAAAGAGGTTAACTTTATCCTTTCAGTTTCTTCCCATCCGAATCTCGTTCAGATATATGATGTGTTCATTGACAAAATGTTCTTGAAGCTCCATATTGTAATGGAAACaatgaatcaaaatttataccaattgatgaaaacaagaaaggGATCCTTATTTTCCCCTCCAAcgttgaaaaatatattagCACAGCTTTTAGCAGCAATTCGACATATACATCGCTCTAAATTCTTTCACAGGGATATAAAAcctgaaaatattcttgTGATGCCAACAGTGACTTTTTACggatcaaaagaaaatgtgcCACCATCCATGAAAAATTGCACTTATGTTATAAAGTTAGCAGATTATGGTTTAGCTCGTCATGtcagcaacaacaatacCTTCACCGCATATGTGTCTACCCGCTGGTACAGGTCACCTGAAATTCTTCTTcgaaaaaagaagtattCATTTCCAGTGGACATTTGGGCATTTGGTTGTGTGGCAGTTGAAACGGCTACATTTAACCCCCTTCTTCCAGGACAGAATGAATTGGATCAAACCTGGAAAGTGTTGGAACTTTTAGGCTGCCCGGAGAGAATAAATTGTCCAGAAATTAAGGAACCGTTAGGAGGTTATTGGGATGAAGCACAGCCTTTGGCCGCAAAATTGGGATTTTGTTTGCCAAAGTTACCTGGTACTAGTATCAGTCATATTTTACCAAGAAAAGATATTCCAAAAACAGAGAGATATCAGTTATATGAGATTGTAAAATCATGCTTGACTTGGGATGCTGGACTCAGAGCAAAGGCGGAAATCCTTGCGAAAAGCTTGTACTTCCGGAATACTGTTCtaacagaagaagataaacTTCGTTACGAAAAAGGATGTGCCTTCATTAACAGTCTTTCAAATCTTGGTGAAAAGGAACTGTCAACgatgaaaacaaagagGATGGACAACATTAACCTAAAGGAGAATACCAATCCTGTTTCATCAAAAATTGATCAAATTGAGGGTTCAGCCAGTTCAACGAACCGAAGTctaaataaagagaagaaattaaGAAACTTTGATCTAGACttgtttcatttatttagAAATAGGCATACGAATCAGcgaaaagaggaaaagattCCATCCttagaaaaagaggatggAGAGGATAACAATGAAAGTGGGAGTGGTAATACAGATGAAGAGAATTATCAATACTCTTCTATCAGCATGGATTCAGACGATGCCAATGGAATACAATTCCCTACAGAATCACTAGAATTATATTCTTCTGAACTTCCATTGGAACTCAAAAAGGAGGATGTGTACCCAGATCCAAGTTTTGTGAATGGTGAAACACAACTTACATCTCTTGAAATCCCCAATTACGACAAACTGAAAGATTTTCTGAAAGATTCGGAAATCTGTGTGAAGCCAAATCTATCGTCAATCGAAGATTCTTCATTTGATGATCTGAGTTTGAGCTTTAAAAATTCGTACAATTTGGATGTACCTCTGCAAGACAAAATcgcaaaataa
- a CDS encoding uncharacterized protein (SECRETED:SignalP(1-18)), which produces MKFGTTLLTALLASTAFAAPAAKANALANADADADAAWRLKPFVRFQGIWKRDAEAQAQAIADASPDANAAWRLKPFVRFQGIWKRNAEADAEADAEADAEAKPAWRLKPFVRFQGIWKRDENSTEIATNSTDLDDSILGILVAVDDETGEPVDAAFIQSGEDEDEE; this is translated from the coding sequence atgaagttcGGAACTACTCTTCTAACTGCACTATTGGCCTCCACTGCCTTTGCTGCCCCAGCTGCTAAAGCTAACGCTCTTGCTAATGCCGATGCAGATGCAGATGCAGCTTGGAGATTAAAGCCATTCGTTAGATTCCAAGGTATTTGGAAGAGAGATGCCGAAGCCCAAGCACAGGCTATTGCTGATGCTTCCCCAGATGCAAATGCAGCATGGAGACTCAAGCCATTTGTTAGATTCCAGGGTAtctggaagagaaatgcaGAAGCAGATGCGGAAGCCGATGCAGAAGCAGATGCAGAAGCTAAACCAGCTTGGAGATTGAAACCATTCGTCAGATTCCAGGGTATCTGGAAGAGAGATGAGAACTCTACTGAGATTGCAACCAACTCTACAGATCTTGATGACAGCATTTTGGGAATTCttgttgctgttgatgatgagacTGGGGAGCCTGTTGATGCTGCTTTTATTCAATCtggtgaagatgaggatgaggagtaa
- a CDS encoding uncharacterized protein (BUSCO:EOG09265M8S): MAHRILMRVVLTGAKVFGKAFTEAYRQAAAATTAQQAAGTTKSSSTRARDAEITLDESCKILDIDKHDMSLSNAQKKFDYLFDVNSKEKGGSFYVQSKVFRAMERIKQELEETNKSDKIKGDSKDKNTNEGKSVNDTKKSG, from the coding sequence ATGGCACATCGAATTTTGATGCGAGTGGTTCTTACTGGAGCCAAAGTCTTTGGTAAGGCATTCACTGAAGCATATAGGCaggctgctgctgcaacAACTGCTCAACAGGCTGCAGGAACAACGAAATCATCATCTACTAGGGCAAGAGATGCTGAAATTACGTTAGACGAGTCCTGCAAAATACTGGATATAGATAAACATGACATGTCCCTAAGCAATGCACAGAAGAAGTTTGATTATCTTTTCGATGTGAACTCTAAGGAGAAGGGTGGTTCGTTTTATGTGCAGTCGAAGGTCTTTAGAGCTATGgaaagaataaaacaaGAACTCGAGGAGACGAATAAGTCTGACAAAATCAAAGGTGATTCGAAAGACAAAAACACCAACGAGGGAAAGAGCGTAAATGACACGAAAAAATCTGGGTGA